The DNA segment TAGTAGGGACCATTGAACGCTCCGCGAAGCGAGCGGGCGATGTCCGCCGGATGCTTGTTCTGGATCCCCGACGCCAGTTCGGTGAGCCAGCTTCGAGCGTCGGTATGCATACACCAGCCATCGGCGTATTTGGGTTTAGTTATGCTTGCAAAAACCGTTCCAGAACGACTGTCTCCCGACACTATGTACATTCAATGGCCGAAAACAACGTTGTAAAACGAGCTATTCGCCCCTCGTTCGATTCGCACCTGTCTCAACGTAAACCGATCAAACAAACTTGGAAGCAGGGCCACGCCGGACGGCGCATCAGTTGTTTTCGAGTTCGTTCACTTTTTCAGCAAGACTGATAATATCCGACTCGATACTCTGGAAGTTCTCGTTCAGGGGGATATGCCAGTCTAGTACGCCCTCTGCCGGCTGATTGTAGCCCCCCAGGTTTCCGAGGTTGATCGACCCGCTGGTCTCCTCCGTCGTCTCTTCGGATTCGTTTGTTCCGTCGGTAGTGCTCTCGCTAGTTCGTGGACCGACTTCGCTTTTGGCCACCGTGTCCGGCTTCAGCTGAGTACTACCGGCCGCGGCTGTCCCGACTGTGACGGAACTGAGACTACCGATACCACTCGTTCCGTCGTGTCTGACTTCTTCAATTGACCCGGACGAACTCTCGTCAAAGAAGAGAGCAATACCATCGTTGTTCGGACTGACATTGTGTACGGAGATGGTTCCGGATGTTCCCAAGTCAACACCTTCCGCATAGATACCCATGCCTGAGTAGCCGCCAAAGGACCGCATGCCATCGTTTTCGACGTTTCTGACTGCAACTTGATTGAGTGTCAGAGTACCGTGGCCGCCGCCACCGAGGTCAATTCCGGGACCCCCACAGTTCTCAATGACAACGTCCTCCAATTCAAGCGAGCCACAGTCGTAGTTGTCGTTGTTGGTCTTGATTCCCCGAGTCGTTCGGCTCCCACCAGCGATGTAGGTGTTCCGAAGAACCGTCTTGAGGTTGCCCGGGTCGATCTTTACTGCGCCGAGTCCAGCAGAGAAATAACTCCGTTCGACGATGACTGTCTGGTAGTCCGCGGTGGTGTCATCTCCGATATCAATATCGGTCCCTGCGCTGTCCTCAATGAGACACCACGAGATGTTTGTGGTTTGTTTCGACGACTGATTCAGATTCAGCGCGTGCCCGGCCGAGACATCTGGATCACCGCAGCGTGAGAACTGACAGTACTTGAAGTCTCCAGCGATATCATCGCCAAGCTGGACGCCAAAGTTGAGTGAGTTCTTGATGACGCAGTCGCGCATGGTGAAGGTTCCGCTCCCGTCGTACACGCGGAACCAGCCACTCCCTGGAGCACCGGATTGCTGGCTGCCGTTCATATCCATCGTCAGCTGTTCGAACCGAACACCTGTCATCTGTGACCCGTCGCTGCTGCGGGCGCGGAACATCATGTGCCAGCGTGACTGCCCTCCGACCATCTGAAGGACTGTCGAACCGAAACTCTCACCCTTCCACGTGAGATTATCCCAACTTCCGTCCATCGGATAATCGAGCGGGAAGGGACTGTTGGAACCGACAAGGTATGTGCCGGCCGGGAAATAGACCGTTCCACCTGGGGACGCAGCGTCAGCCGCCGCTCTGATCGCGGCCGTGTCGTCCGTTGAACCGTCTCCGACAGCACCGTGGTCGGTAACATCTTGTGCCATGGTTACAGCACCTCCGTGTCAGGAGTTGTGTCCTGGTTGTGTAGTGCTAATACCGCGCTCGTCCGGGTCAGCTCCGCGAATATTTCTGGTTTCACACGCCAGTAATTACTAATTACTCTAATAACCGTTGTTCCGATTTAGCTCATTTCGATAAAATATTGGATGTTGATACTCTCTCTTACTACCCGTATTGTTACCAGTCAAATACTCTTTTCCGGTTTTATTTGCTGGTAATTCGAAGCACTCCCATTCGGAGTAGAAATAATGAGGAGTGGTAGCCTCCTCCTAACTCCGATATATCGTCAGTAGCTGTATGCCATCGCCACTGTCCAGTGGTAGACAGGCCAGCGACTTCGTATGGTCTTACCCACGAGGTGGTCGACCGTTCATTTGTATCCAAGGTCCTTGAGACTCTGTTCGATCTCTGCTTGATCGATATCTGTCAATTGGCTCCGCGGCGATTCCGATCTGATCGTTCGTCGTGACTCATTCGAGACGACGTGCCACGGGACCTGAACCAGCTCGTCAGTGTAGACTCTGATCGGATGACCGAACCAACTAACAGGAAACGGTGAAAGCCGTTCTCCGAGCGCCTCGCCGTGGTCTGCACTGATAACTGTCTTTCCCTCTAATTCTTCGACAAGGCGCTGAACGTGTTTTAGTACATACTGGAGGTTATCCTGATACGCTGCTCGGATAGTGTCCGTATCAACTGAACTTCGCCGCACATACTCACGCATATCCACCCGTTTCTGTTCGAATCCGTCGATATCAGTTCCGATATATGGATGGTGCGGTTGCATGTAATGAATCACCAAGCGTTTATTCGGATACTGTCCGATCTTATCCAGCGCGGCCTCAGTAACGGCCTCCGCACTGGGGACAAACCCGTCTGCTGCATCTCGTTCTACATCATAGTACGCGTGGAATTCACAGTCGAAGTCGTCGCTATTCTGGAGGTCGAGATACCATCGGTTACCGGAGATTACGACAGTGTCGTGCAATCGCTTCCCATTGAAATTCCCTCTGACGAACTGTCTGCTTGTGCTTCCCCGAGATTCACGCATCTCTATCGGGCCGACAAACGGGGTCGTTGCAGTGTAGGCGTCATACCGGCACGCATCAAGTAGAATTAGATTGTCCCAGTCTTCATCGGCGATGATATCGGTCCCGGAAGTGTTGTACTCCACACCCCCCGTAAACTCATAGTACATCTTATTAATTCCAAGTCCAATAAGGCCCGGATCCCTTACCGCTTGCAGAAGGAATTCCGGATTATCCCGGAGACTTGCGAGTACTTCCATATGTCAATTTGCCACTCAGTTTGTGCTACTAATTATTAAGCTCCTACCTTGATTGGATAGTCTATATCGGACGGACGGCCATTATCACTGAGAGGTTATTTTTACAAATCACTTCGTCCGTGGCCCGACATCACTTTCGGATACTACATCCGGCTCTAGTGGGTCGCCTCCCTGAGTCTCGCGTGCCACTGTTACACCGTCGTTTCGGCCGAGGCCCCCTGTCCCGTCGTGAATGACTTCGTCAATCGAGCCCGACCCCTCGAATATTTTCAAAGCGGGCCCGCTGTTGTCCGTCCCAACGTTATGAATCGAGATCCGCCCAGAGGTTCCGAAGTCCAGTTTCTCCGTTCGAATCCCTCCTCTATCATTCCCTCGTTCAACATTGTTTTTGTCCACGTTTTTTATTGCAACTTCATTGAGTTGGAGCGTAGAGCGGTTCGGTAAATCCAGGCCGGGCCAGCCACCTCCGTCTATCAGAACGTTATCGAGTCGTATGTCAGCCATATAGAAGTCAAACGGATTCATTTTAACCGGAATCCGTGTTTCTGCGTCGCCAAGCATCTGTGTATTCGTTACGCTCACTGAGGCGGCTGTGGGATCAACTTTCAGCGCTCCAAAACTATTCTTTATTATACACTCCTCGACTCGGACTGTTTGTAGATCTTTGTTTTCGTCTGTCCCTACATCAATCGAGACACCCCGTTGGTTGGTACAGTAGACGTTCTTAATCACCGTCTGGGTCTTCTGAGCGGTCTGGTTTGGAGTGATCGCATGGGCGTAGGACTCGTCCCCGTTGTCTTTGAACGTACAGTATCTGATGTCAGCATCCATCCCACCGACCATCTTCACGCCAGAGTTGCGTGTCGAAGTGACCACACAATCCCGCATTGCCAACTGACCATCAGCGCCGTTCGTTCTAATCGCGGTTCCGACGCCGCTTTGCTTATCCGAGTTGAGATCAATAGTCAAATGTTCGAGACGTATCTCGTCATCTTCACTACCTGTTCTCGGTGTTATGTGTAGTCCATAATGGACTCCATCTTGTCCGGGTGCCATGACGAGTCTTGCTGTCTCCTGTTCGGGACCGCGGAGCGTGACGTTTTGCTGTCTCTGGTCAAGAGTGATAGCGCCCGGCAGGTCACGCTGTGGACTTATCAGCACTTCTCCGGGAGGGAACTCAACTATTCCGTCCGGTGCGGCAGCATCTATGGCCCGTTTTATCGCGGCAGTATCGTCAGTCTCTCCATCGACGCTTGCTCCGTACTCAACTACATCGGCAACCACAGGCGTCTCTTGCTGTTGTGGTGTCTGGTCGTTCGGACTGCTGTCGGTACTGGGACTAGGACTGGGCGTGGGACTGTTGTCGTCACCATCCGATGGTTGATTCCTGTTCTCGCCCCGAGAGCTTGAGTCAATCGCGTACAGTCCTATGCCAGTTCCAGAGATCCCCAGAGCAGCTAATAGGCTCCGACGGGTTAGTTGCTTGTCTGGCATTTACAAACTGTTTTGCCCTTGTTACTGCAGAAAGCTGAGAGAGCTGTGACTATATCGCCCAAATACGGGATAGAGTATCTTCGAGAGTCGCGTTGTCGCTTGGTGATATCCCCCAAAGTGTTCACCATGTTACGAGAGAGAAGGAGACTCGCAGTAATAAATATACTGAGCGTACTTGGGGATACCTGTAGTAGATACTGTTTTCATTGCCTCACTGTTCGGGTAGCGTTTATATAACTAAATTCCACAACAGCGAATTCTCAGCTACCAGTTGCTCCGATGATGTGTCCTGAGAAAACTACGGTAGCCATGAAAGAGCGTTCATACGATAAGGAACGGTGGTCGTAGTGTCGTACCTTCACAGCCTGCATCAACCGGTTACAGGCGATTTCAGGGGCCCAAGACATCAGATAACACAGTTACCGAACCGATGACCGAAAACGAGGGACATTCGGCGAATCCGCTTGTAACGGTAGTAATAACCACCTATGACCGGCCGGAATTCCTACAGAAGGCTGTTGACACAGTCACTGCGCAACGATACGATCCGATTGAACTCATTGTGGTTGACGACCACTCACCGACTCCTGCTGACGATGTTCTCAACGACCGAGATCCGGATTTCGAACGCTTCGAGATCCACAGGCACGCCGAGAACCAGGGCGCAAACGCCGCTCGGAACACCGGCATCGAGGTCGCCTCGGGCGAGTACATCGCCTTCTTAGACGACGACGACAGGTGGGATCCTGAAAAGATAGCCACACAGGTCAATGCGTTTCAGGACAGCGGTCCCGAAGTCGGTGTCGTCTACACTGGACGGAAAGTAGTGGACGACGACGGGGGCGTTACCCGAGTCTGGGCACCAGACCAGCCAGACGGAGATATGACGAAGGCGTTGCTCTGTCGGAACGTCGTCGGGACACAGTCTTCGGTCATGGTCCGTTCGGATATCGCCAAGGAGACCCCCTTCGACGAGACGATACCCCGATGGGCGGATCTGGAATGGTACGTGGCGGCATCGACGAAATGTGAGTTCGCCGCCGTCGACGAACCGCTCGTCATTTACGACCGTCGCGCCCACAATCGTATTTCTGATGACTACGAAGTCCTCGAAGAGAGCTATGAGCTGTTCATCGAAAAGTACCGCGACCTCGCGGCCAGTTACGGACCGCTGTTCGAACGGAAAATGTTAGCCTGGTCTGCCTACCGGGTCGGAAACGCATCGCTGAATGCGAGATACTACGACATGGCTCGACGATATTTTTTCCGGGCACTTGCTCTGTATCCGTTTGAACCCACGTTTCTCATTTACGCTGCAACTACTGTTGGCGGTCGAACGACTCACAGAATCAGCCAGCACATCAAACGAATCCTCCCGCATCGCCTCGTACCTATCAGCTAAATACTATTTCGTTCAAACTGTGTTGTCTCGGGAAAAGCA comes from the Haloarcula hispanica ATCC 33960 genome and includes:
- a CDS encoding right-handed parallel beta-helix repeat-containing protein — encoded protein: MNGSQQSGAPGSGWFRVYDGSGTFTMRDCVIKNSLNFGVQLGDDIAGDFKYCQFSRCGDPDVSAGHALNLNQSSKQTTNISWCLIEDSAGTDIDIGDDTTADYQTVIVERSYFSAGLGAVKIDPGNLKTVLRNTYIAGGSRTTRGIKTNNDNYDCGSLELEDVVIENCGGPGIDLGGGGHGTLTLNQVAVRNVENDGMRSFGGYSGMGIYAEGVDLGTSGTISVHNVSPNNDGIALFFDESSSGSIEEVRHDGTSGIGSLSSVTVGTAAAGSTQLKPDTVAKSEVGPRTSESTTDGTNESEETTEETSGSINLGNLGGYNQPAEGVLDWHIPLNENFQSIESDIISLAEKVNELENN
- a CDS encoding glycosyltransferase family 2 protein, with amino-acid sequence MTENEGHSANPLVTVVITTYDRPEFLQKAVDTVTAQRYDPIELIVVDDHSPTPADDVLNDRDPDFERFEIHRHAENQGANAARNTGIEVASGEYIAFLDDDDRWDPEKIATQVNAFQDSGPEVGVVYTGRKVVDDDGGVTRVWAPDQPDGDMTKALLCRNVVGTQSSVMVRSDIAKETPFDETIPRWADLEWYVAASTKCEFAAVDEPLVIYDRRAHNRISDDYEVLEESYELFIEKYRDLAASYGPLFERKMLAWSAYRVGNASLNARYYDMARRYFFRALALYPFEPTFLIYAATTVGGRTTHRISQHIKRILPHRLVPIS
- a CDS encoding glycosyl hydrolase family 28-related protein; translation: MPDKQLTRRSLLAALGISGTGIGLYAIDSSSRGENRNQPSDGDDNSPTPSPSPSTDSSPNDQTPQQQETPVVADVVEYGASVDGETDDTAAIKRAIDAAAPDGIVEFPPGEVLISPQRDLPGAITLDQRQQNVTLRGPEQETARLVMAPGQDGVHYGLHITPRTGSEDDEIRLEHLTIDLNSDKQSGVGTAIRTNGADGQLAMRDCVVTSTRNSGVKMVGGMDADIRYCTFKDNGDESYAHAITPNQTAQKTQTVIKNVYCTNQRGVSIDVGTDENKDLQTVRVEECIIKNSFGALKVDPTAASVSVTNTQMLGDAETRIPVKMNPFDFYMADIRLDNVLIDGGGWPGLDLPNRSTLQLNEVAIKNVDKNNVERGNDRGGIRTEKLDFGTSGRISIHNVGTDNSGPALKIFEGSGSIDEVIHDGTGGLGRNDGVTVARETQGGDPLEPDVVSESDVGPRTK
- a CDS encoding alkaline phosphatase family protein — protein: MEVLASLRDNPEFLLQAVRDPGLIGLGINKMYYEFTGGVEYNTSGTDIIADEDWDNLILLDACRYDAYTATTPFVGPIEMRESRGSTSRQFVRGNFNGKRLHDTVVISGNRWYLDLQNSDDFDCEFHAYYDVERDAADGFVPSAEAVTEAALDKIGQYPNKRLVIHYMQPHHPYIGTDIDGFEQKRVDMREYVRRSSVDTDTIRAAYQDNLQYVLKHVQRLVEELEGKTVISADHGEALGERLSPFPVSWFGHPIRVYTDELVQVPWHVVSNESRRTIRSESPRSQLTDIDQAEIEQSLKDLGYK